CGAGCTTCTCTTTCGGCCAATCAAGACCGTTCAGGAAAGGAAATAAGATGACACTTGGAAAATAGTCATGCGTTAATGGCAAGCCATTCCGATCAATGAATCTTCCACGGCCTTCATCAATCACAAGTGATTGTGTTCGTTGTTTGACGCTTGCTTCAATTAAGTTTATATGTTGATCTGTGAAGGATTCTGTGCTGATGAGCTGCACTTGAACAAGCCTTCCGACAAGCAGGCTTAAGAGCAGTACGACACAGATTCCGAGTTTATTAATTCTCCCTTTTATTAACCGTTGCATAAAAAAACACCTCATCAACATTGTTGACGAGGTGCGTTCTTTTTAATCAAGTCGGCTGTTTTCTATAGAAACTGATGTTATCGGCTTGTAAGGTTGACCGTTTCTTTTCGCTTCAGTCACTCGCTTTCCGCGGGGCGGTGCTTGAGCCTCCTCACTTCGTTGCGGGGTCTCAAGTCTACCGCTACCTCCCGCCGGAGTCGAGTGCCTTTCGCTACAATCCACTCTTCCATCTATCTTTTAGATTGCAAGAATCTTTCATAAACAGCCTTGCTTATTTTACGGAAACAATCTTCACGTTCATTTCTCCACCTGGAGTTTGGATGGTTACTTCATCGTTTACGCGTTTGCCCATTAGGGAGCTTCCCATTGGAGATTCGTTGGAGATGTTGCCTTCGAACGGATCAGCTTCAGCGCTTCCTACGATTGTGTAAGTTTCTTCTTCGCCGTCTGGCAGCTCCACAAACGTTACAGTTTTACCAAGGCCGACTGCGTCTGTATCCTTGTCTTCTTGGATGATTTTTGCGTTACGGACCATTTGTTCAAGAAGCGTGATGCGTCCTTCTACGAATGCTTGCTCTTCTTTTGCAGAATCGTACTCAGAGTTCTCAGAAAGGTCTCCGAAACTACGTGCTATTTTAATACGCTCTACCACTTCTTTACGTCTTACGGATTTTAAATTCTCTAATTCTTGCACAAGCTTGTCTTTCCCTGCTTGTGTCATTGGATATACTTTCTCTTGTGCCATGACTTTTCACTCCTTCTAGTAATTGCATTCCCCAATTTACGTTGTATCTTTATGGCAATAAAGTTCAAAGCCTATGTAAATGCGGAAAAAGATGTACCCATTAAATGGAATACATCGTCGCTCCTTCCACAATTGGAAAATTCTCTAGCTTATCATATGTTATTACAAAATCTCTTTTTGTTCAAGAATTGTTTGAATTTTTGTTACCATCAGGTCGATGGCAACATGATTTTGTCCACCTTCAGGGATGATAATATCTGCGTATCGCTTTGTTGGTTCAATGAATTGATTGTGCATTGGGCGGACAACGGTCACATATTGTTCGATGACAGAATCAATCGTACGTCCGCGTTCTTTAATGTCACGCAACATGCGGCGGATAATGCGTAAATCTGCATCTGTATCTACAAAAAGCTTTATATCCATTAAGTTACGCAAACGTTCGTCTTCTAATACCAAAATTCCTTCCACAATGATAACATCTTTCGGTTCTACTTCGATGACTTGTGTGGATCTTGTATGAAGCGTGTAATCATAGACAGGTTTATTGACGTTATCATAGTTTAATAAATGCTTAATGTGTTCAATCAATAAATCATTATCGAATGCCAAAGGATGGTCATAATTTGTTTTTAATCTTTCCTCCATCGGCACGTCTGTCTGGTCTTTATAGTAATAATCTTGCTCAAGCATTAGGATGGACTTCTCTGTAAAATGATCAAAGATAGCTTTTGTTACACTCGTTTTCCCTGAGCCAGATCCTCCGGCTACACCGATTACGATCGGTTTTTTCCCCATGGTATTACTGCCCCTTTCGCATCATGTTGTTCGGATAAATCGGCTTTTCCACTTTAAATTTCACGATTTGTAATGGATGGCGGGCAGCATCTAGTTCATTGCCTTTTTCATCCCAAACCTTCTCTATTTTTTGTGTGAAGTTTTCAATTTCCGGACCAAAAAATTCCACTTCATCGCCTGGTTTAAAAAAGTTTCGTTGCTGTAAGGTCACCATTTGAGTTTCCTTATCATAATCAAGCACCAATCCAACGAAGTCAAAGTCTGTCTTCTTGCTATGGTTGCCAAACATTTGCTCTTTATACCCCGGAACACCTTCAAAGAAAGCAGGTGCCGTCTCGCGGTTTGCACATTTATCAAGTTCTTCCAACCATTCTTGTTGAATCGTGAAGTTCTCAGGATCGGCACAATAAGCGTCGATTACTTTGCGGTATACACTTACTACTGTTGCTACATAGTGAATGGATTTCATGCGGCCTTCAATTTTCAAACTGTCAATTCCAAGTTCAATCATTCTAGGAATAGATTCGATTAACTTTAAATCTTTAGGACTCATAGCAAATGGTGAATCACCTTCTGCAAATAACGGTTTTTCTTCTCCGCCGTTCAATTCATATAAGTCGTAATCCCAACGGCAAGACTGACAGCAGCCTCCGCGGTTAGAATCTCGTGCGGTCATATGATTACTTAGCGTACAGCGTCCAGAGTATGCGATACACATGGCACCGTGAATGAAGGTCTCAATTTCGATGTCCACTTTCTCTTTCATCTCACGGATTTCTTCCGCGCTTGTTTCACGAGCAAGCACGACACGCTCTAGGCCCTCCTCTTTCCAAAACTGAACTGCTTTCCAGTTGGACAAGGATTGTTGGGTACTTAAGTGAACTTCAAGCTTAGGTGCCACTCTTCTGCATGTTTCAATGATGAGCGGGTCAGCAACGATGATTCCATGAACTCCAGCGCCTTCAATGCCGCGAAGGTAATCATCCAACCCGTCCATGTTTTCATTGTGAGCAAAAATATTGGTGGTAACGTAGATGCGCGCGCCAAATTTTTCAGCAAATTGAACACCTTCTGCCATTTCTTCAAAGGTGAAATTTCCAGCATTGGAACGAAGTCCGTATTCTTGACCACCGATGAAAACAGCATCTGCACCATATTGAACAGCTATTTTTAATTTCTCTAGGTTTCCTGCCGGGGCAAGTAGTTCTGGTTTTTTAACAATTACCCGTTTTCCGTCAACTATCTTAGAAATCTTATCATTTACATAGGTTGTCATAAAAGGCTACCTCCTTTTCACATTAATAGACTGTTTCTTTAAAGAAGAACCCTGTGTCGAGTGGACGGTGGTCTTGTTGAAGTTCTTCCATTTCATTTAACAGATCATCTTTGATATCTTCATAGGCTTCTCTGTCATCTGCACAAAGGTCTATTGCTTTTCTATATCTCTTTGTTACTTCAACGATATATTCCGGTGTTTGAAGTACACCGTCAATTTTAAAGCTGTCCACTTCTGCATCCATCATTTCTTCCAGTTCGTCAATGATGCACATGTCATTTGGACTCATGATATGGGTGCCGTTTTCGTCTTCATAGACAGGATATTTATTGCTTCGTTCCTTGTCATGGAGAAGCATGGCGCGTTCCTTGCCTTTTTCCACTTCCATTTGTTTGCCCTGGTATTCAAAATAATGCCCAAGCAATGAACGCTTGGATTGGAACATACATGTCATGCCATGGACTTGAACTTCTATTTCCACTTCTGCGTTTTCCTTGATTTCAACAATGGCATCCATGTTGAGTTCGCGGGCCAATACGGCACGTTTGGAGCCTTTTCTGCCCCAGTAATTACAGGTGTAGTAGTTGGTTGCTGTGGTCTCTGTATTCCAATGCAGCGGCATGTTTGGAGCAACTTCTTTTGCTGCCATTAATACAGCCGGATCTCCGAAGATAACCCCATCTGCACCTGCTTCATTCAAGATTTGAAGATAGTCGGACAACTCGTCCACTTTTTCATTATGGAAAAGGGCATTCATTGCCACATACACTTTTTTCCCGTTCTCATGAGCAAGATCAATGGCTGCCTTCACTTCGTCCTTTTTGAATTCTCCAGCCAAGCGCAAGCCGTAGCGCTCTTCTCCGACAACAAATGCATCTGCACCGGCGTCTATTAAGTCTTTTAAATTCGTTAAGTCTAGCGGTGTCACTAATAACTCAGGTTTTTTCAACGTTCTTCACCTCTTTTTTTACTGATTGCGATCCCATCACCAACAGGCAAGATCGTGGTGATATAGTCTGGGTGTTCCATCAACCATCTATTGTATCGGTCAATCTTTTTGACCAGGTTTCTGATTCTTTTTGGTTCAATCAATTCGTGGTCCTCTGCTACCATCCCCCGAAAGAGGACGTTATCGGTGATGATGATGCCCATTTCGTTTAACAGGGTTTCATACATCGTAAAGAACCGTTCGTATTGCCCTTTTGCTGCATCAACAAAAATGAAATCAAACGGTG
This window of the Sutcliffiella horikoshii genome carries:
- the greA gene encoding transcription elongation factor GreA, which codes for MAQEKVYPMTQAGKDKLVQELENLKSVRRKEVVERIKIARSFGDLSENSEYDSAKEEQAFVEGRITLLEQMVRNAKIIQEDKDTDAVGLGKTVTFVELPDGEEETYTIVGSAEADPFEGNISNESPMGSSLMGKRVNDEVTIQTPGGEMNVKIVSVK
- the udk gene encoding uridine kinase, translating into MGKKPIVIGVAGGSGSGKTSVTKAIFDHFTEKSILMLEQDYYYKDQTDVPMEERLKTNYDHPLAFDNDLLIEHIKHLLNYDNVNKPVYDYTLHTRSTQVIEVEPKDVIIVEGILVLEDERLRNLMDIKLFVDTDADLRIIRRMLRDIKERGRTIDSVIEQYVTVVRPMHNQFIEPTKRYADIIIPEGGQNHVAIDLMVTKIQTILEQKEIL
- a CDS encoding peptidase U32 family protein, coding for MTTYVNDKISKIVDGKRVIVKKPELLAPAGNLEKLKIAVQYGADAVFIGGQEYGLRSNAGNFTFEEMAEGVQFAEKFGARIYVTTNIFAHNENMDGLDDYLRGIEGAGVHGIIVADPLIIETCRRVAPKLEVHLSTQQSLSNWKAVQFWKEEGLERVVLARETSAEEIREMKEKVDIEIETFIHGAMCIAYSGRCTLSNHMTARDSNRGGCCQSCRWDYDLYELNGGEEKPLFAEGDSPFAMSPKDLKLIESIPRMIELGIDSLKIEGRMKSIHYVATVVSVYRKVIDAYCADPENFTIQQEWLEELDKCANRETAPAFFEGVPGYKEQMFGNHSKKTDFDFVGLVLDYDKETQMVTLQQRNFFKPGDEVEFFGPEIENFTQKIEKVWDEKGNELDAARHPLQIVKFKVEKPIYPNNMMRKGQ
- a CDS encoding peptidase U32 family protein → MKKPELLVTPLDLTNLKDLIDAGADAFVVGEERYGLRLAGEFKKDEVKAAIDLAHENGKKVYVAMNALFHNEKVDELSDYLQILNEAGADGVIFGDPAVLMAAKEVAPNMPLHWNTETTATNYYTCNYWGRKGSKRAVLARELNMDAIVEIKENAEVEIEVQVHGMTCMFQSKRSLLGHYFEYQGKQMEVEKGKERAMLLHDKERSNKYPVYEDENGTHIMSPNDMCIIDELEEMMDAEVDSFKIDGVLQTPEYIVEVTKRYRKAIDLCADDREAYEDIKDDLLNEMEELQQDHRPLDTGFFFKETVY